The DNA region CTCACGGGCCAGATTGATCGCGCTGACCCCATCGCCCGCCTCGCCGACGACCAGGTAGCCCAGACCGACCAACGTTTCCTTCAGGTTCATGCGAATCAGGGATTCATCGTCGGCGATGACCAGTCGAGTCTGCGACATAATTGTATCCTCCAAATATGACGGAGCATGATGGCAAGTGTTGGCAGGGAGTATACGTCGCAGAATCACCCCTGTCAAAGGATTTTGTAACCGATTACATAAATTCGTGTAGTCTGCACAAGTCGCCGCGCTGCGCTTTGTACCGATGGCACAATCATCGGCGGAACACCTCCGGCAGCCAGAAGTTCCCGTAGCCCAGCAGGTTGAGCGTCGTGATGCTCACAAAGATCAGCGCGGCAGCGGCAATCACCGCATAATCCCACCAGCGATAGCGCAGCGGCTCGGTCCAGGTGCGCGGCCCCGTGCCGAAGGCGCGCAGATCCATCGCATCGACAATCTCGTCGGCACCCACGATCGCATTGATCGTCACCGGCACCACCAGCGGAGCCATGTTGCGGATCTGCCGCAGCAGGCCGCCCTTGCGCTCCAGCTCATAGCCGCGCGCCTTCTGCGCGTCCAGCGTCGTGCTAAAATCGCGCGCCAGCGTCGGCACGAACCGAAAGGCAAGGTCCGTGGCAAAGGCGAATTTGTCGGGCACGCCCAGCCGCCGCACCGCGACGCCGAAATGCCCCGGATTGGTGGTGTAGATCACCAGGATCGAGAGCGTCGCCAGCGTAAAGATCCGCAGCAGTTGCGCCACGGCAAAGACGCTGCGCTCGATGCTGAGCGACGGATAGAAGGTGTAGCCGAGCAGCGTCAGCCCTTGCGGCCAGATCGGACGCTCGACGGCATAGACGCCCGCGCCCTGCCAGCCGGTCAGCGCCGTAAACAGCGTCAGGATCAGCACCACGATGCTCATCACGATCCAGAAGCGCCGCGTTTCGCGCCACGTCAGGCGGGAAAGCCACAGCAGCGCCAGCGTGCCGACAAAGAAGATCAGGATGATCCGCAGATCCCAGATCTGGATCAGCGCGAACGTCAGGCCGATAAAGCCAAGGATGCGCGTGCGCGGATCGAGCCGCTCGATCGCGCTGCCGCGCTTGCGGTAGCCCCAGGTGACAATCATAGGCAATCAAGTTTCGCGTTCAGGCCCTCACCCCGGCGCGTGCGCGCCACCCCCTGCCCCGCGCTCAGACGGGCTTCCGCCTGAGCGGCGACAGGCGAGGGGGAAGGTGGTGCTTGGTTCTCTCTTCTCCCCTTTGTTCGCTGTTCTTTGTTCTTGGTTTGTTCGCCTCTTCCTTTGTTCTTTCGGGTAGCTCAGACCCGCCCGGTCCGTGCCCGCGCCGAGGTGTACGCGCCGTAGAGAATCGGCAGCAGGATCGCGATGTTGATCAGGTTGGGACCAGCCGCCGGGACGAACTCGCCCAGGATCGCCACCTGAGGCGTGTAGCCGTTCCACCAGATGTCGGCAATCGCCGCAAAGCCGATCCCGACGATCACGCCCAGCGCCGACCACAGCAGCGCAATCGCGACGTCGGGCCGATCGCGCAGCACGTAGCGCAGGCCGATCACCAGCGCCACGCCCAGCAGCGGCACCCACCACATCGCCCCGACCGCGCCGTCTGCAAACTGGTTTTCGACGGTTGGATCGAGCAGCAGCCACGCGGTTAGAACCAGGCCCACCACGCCGATCGCGATTGTCAGGCCGTTGAAGCTGCGGCGGCTGCGCGGAAACGCGACCGCCAGGCCGGCGACCATGCCCATCAGCCCGTTGCCGATGTCCCAGATAGGGAATACGCCCCAGCCGGTCAGCGCGTCGCCCAGGATGTTGCCCACAAATCCGGTGAAGAAGCCGACCACCGGACCGAAGAGCACGCCAAAGAGCACCGGGATCACTACCGCCGGACGCAGCGCTACCTGGCTGACCGAAGGCATCTGCACCGAGTTGCTCCAGTAGGAAAAGAAGCCGTACAGCGCCGCGCCGATCGCCATCATCACTACCTCGCGTGTGCCGACCTGCCAGATCGGACGATCGGCGAAGGCGACGTACAGGCCATAGACGATTCCGGCTCCGATCAGCACGAACCAGATCCAGTTGAAGCCAGCCAGCGGGTCCGCGCCTTGAGCGGTGGCTAGCATATTTCCGATATACACCAATACCACACTGACGACGACCAGCACTGCTACCAGTAGCAGTGGGCGGGTGTACCGGTTCGGCGAAGCTGTTCTCATCGCACCCTCCGTGATTCAAGCAGGAGCTTATTGTTGATCAGGCCCAATACCGACGTTCGACGTTCCTTCGTTCGTTGCAGCGTGATCCTCCTTGAGATAGCGCGCCAATCCTTCAGCCCGTAAGAATCGGCCCGTGTGTGGCAATAACGTCAGATTCAGCCGCAGCAGCGATGTCGGCTCGACCCGGCAGCGGCGCAGCAATGGCTCGTCGGCCAGCACCCGCTCAGGCGGCCCGTCGGCGGCGATCCTACCCTCGGCCACCAGCACGATCCGGTTGGCATAGCTCAGCGCCAGATCCAGATCGTGCGTGATGAAGACCAGCGCGTCGAAGCTTTGCAGCCGGGCGATGGCGTCCATGAACGCCGTGTAGGAGCGATAATCCTGTCCGGCGGTCGGCTCGTCCATCACCAGCACCCGCGACTCCATCGCCGCCACCGCCGCGATGCCGACGCGCTTCTGCTGGCCGTAGCTCAGCGCCAGCGGCGGTCGATCGTCCAGGCCCGTCAGCCCGACCATCTCGATCGCGCGCGCGACGTTCGCGTCGATCCGCGCCTGATCGAAGCCGAGATTGCGCGGCCCGAACGCCAACTCCTCGCGCACCGTCGGCGCGAAGAGCATATGCCCTGGATGCTGAAAGACGTATCCGACGCTGTGGGCGATCTGCGCGGTCGTCAGCT from Herpetosiphonaceae bacterium includes:
- a CDS encoding energy-coupling factor transporter transmembrane component T, which gives rise to MIVTWGYRKRGSAIERLDPRTRILGFIGLTFALIQIWDLRIILIFFVGTLALLWLSRLTWRETRRFWIVMSIVVLILTLFTALTGWQGAGVYAVERPIWPQGLTLLGYTFYPSLSIERSVFAVAQLLRIFTLATLSILVIYTTNPGHFGVAVRRLGVPDKFAFATDLAFRFVPTLARDFSTTLDAQKARGYELERKGGLLRQIRNMAPLVVPVTINAIVGADEIVDAMDLRAFGTGPRTWTEPLRYRWWDYAVIAAAALIFVSITTLNLLGYGNFWLPEVFRR
- a CDS encoding ECF transporter S component, whose protein sequence is MRTASPNRYTRPLLLVAVLVVVSVVLVYIGNMLATAQGADPLAGFNWIWFVLIGAGIVYGLYVAFADRPIWQVGTREVVMMAIGAALYGFFSYWSNSVQMPSVSQVALRPAVVIPVLFGVLFGPVVGFFTGFVGNILGDALTGWGVFPIWDIGNGLMGMVAGLAVAFPRSRRSFNGLTIAIGVVGLVLTAWLLLDPTVENQFADGAVGAMWWVPLLGVALVIGLRYVLRDRPDVAIALLWSALGVIVGIGFAAIADIWWNGYTPQVAILGEFVPAAGPNLINIAILLPILYGAYTSARARTGRV